From the genome of Bactrocera oleae isolate idBacOlea1 chromosome 2, idBacOlea1, whole genome shotgun sequence, one region includes:
- the wrd gene encoding serine/threonine-protein phosphatase 2A 56 kDa regulatory subunit gamma isoform isoform X12 — protein sequence MFSNINRGKEKFNRLFQLLANKDNKNTPPRDGPPPTPITKGLNLSATPIVKKEKRQSSSRYNVTKNCELTALSPLNEKTPANEREQLLIQKLRQCCTLFDFSEPLSDLKWKEVKRAALHEMVEYLSNQNGVITESIYPEAINMFAVNLFRTLPPSSNPNGAEFDPEEDEPTLESSWPHLQFVYELFLRFLESPDFQPNIAKRYIDHQFVLQLLDLFDSEDPRERDFLKTVLHRIYGKFLGLRAFIRKQINNVFYRFIYETEHHNGIAELLEILGSIINGFALPLKEEHKQFLLKVLLPLHKAKSLSVYHPQLTYCVVQFLEKDPSLSEPVIRSLLKFWPKTHSPKEVMFLNELEELLDVIEPAEFQKVMEPLFRQIAKCVSSPHFQVAERALYYWNNEYIMSLIADNSQIILPIMFPALNRNSKTHWNKTIHGLIYNALKLFMEMNQRLFDECSRNYRQEKQLEREKMSQREELWMQVESLAKSNPEWPKMCGQMDNLSISSSQNEFEENENCDLTYDKLEQESRQPQIQQQTAQETREIRGERNKDKPLLRRKSDLPADSGTIRALFEHKRTDDFLKTPPDVNKY from the exons atgttCTCAAATATAAACCGGGGCAAGGAAAAATTTAACCGATTATTTCAATTGCTG GCTAATAAGGATAATAAAAACACACCTCCCCGCGATGGTCCACCACCGACACCAATCACCAAAGGCTTAAATTTATCAGCAACGCCAATTGTCAAAAAAGAGAAGCGCCAAAGTAGTTCCCGTTACAATGTTACAAAAAATTGTGAATTAACAGCCTTGAGCCCTCTCAATGAAA AAACCCCCGCAAATGAACGTGAACAACTTTTGATTCAAAAGTTAAGGCAATGTTGCACGCTCTTCGATTTTTCCGAGCCCTTAAGCGATCTAAAATGGAAGGAAGTAAAGCGCGCTGCACTGCACGAAATGGTCGAGTATCTCTCTAACCAGAATGGTGTAATCACGGAGTCAATTTATCCGGAGGCAATAAATATG TTTGCGGTAAATTTATTTCGTACATTACCACCATCATCAAATCCCAACGGCGCTGAATTCGATCCGGAAGAGGATGAGCCTACGCTAGAATCATCGTGGCCCCATTTACAATTTGTCTACGAACTATTTTTGCGTTTCCTCGAATCACCAGATTTTCAGCCGAACATCGCTAAGCGTTATATTGATCACCAATTTGTGTTGCAGCTGTTGGATCTTTTTGATTCGGAGGATCCACGTGAACGTGACTTCCTTAAGACTGTACTGCATCGGATCTATGGAAAGTTTTTGGGTTTAAGAGCATTTATACGCAAACAAATCAATAACGTATTTTATCG ttttatttatgaGACCGAGCATCACAATGGCATTGCTGAACTTTTAGAAATTCTCGGTAGTATTATAAATGGTTTCGCATTACCACTAAAAGAGGAGCACAAACAATTTTTGCTGAAAGTTTTATTACCATTGCACAAAGCGAAAAGCCTATCTGTTTACCATCCGCAATTGACTTATTGCGTTGTGCAGTTTTTGGAGAAAGATCCAAGTTTATCGGAGCCAGTCATAAG gagtcttttaaagttttggccTAAAACGCATAGTCCTAAGGAAGTAATGTTTTTAAACGAGTTGGAGGAGCTGCTTGATGTAATCGAACCGGCTGAATTTCAAAAAGTAATGGAGCCATTATTTCGACAAATCGCCAAATGTGTGTCGTCACCACATTTTCAGGTCGCTGAACGAGCGCTTTATTACTGGAATAACGAGTATATAATGTCGCTGATAGCAGACAATTCGCAGATAATTTTGCCGATAATGTTTCCGGCTTTAAATCGTAATTCAAAAACGCATTGGAATAAAACTATACATGGACTGATTTATAATGCACTAAAATTGTTCATGGAGATGAATCAGCGTCTTTTCGACGAGTGTAGTCGAAACTACCGCCAAGAGAAGCAACt GGAACGTGAAAAGATGTCACAACGTGAAGAGCTTTGGATGCAAGTAGAGTCTTTAGCCAAAAGCAATCCTGAATGGCCTAAAATGTGCGGCCAAATGgataatttaagtatttcaagTAGTCAAAATGAGTTTGAAGAGAATGAGAATTGTGATCTAACTTATGACAAATTGGAACAAGAAAGCAGACAACCGCAGATACAGCAACAAACAGCACAGGAAACTAGAGAG ATACGAGGGGAACGCAATAAAGACAAGCCGTTGTTGCGTCGAAAGTCGGATTTGCCAGCTGATAGTGGCACAATTCGTGCCTTATTCGAACACAAGCGGACAGACGATTTCTTGAAGACTCCTCCAGATGTGAACAAATATTAA
- the wrd gene encoding uncharacterized protein wrd isoform X3 — protein MVFNAKYYAGNSAGFKQLSQQHCEQQSHVPQSELCSTKTRHTGSDLKPATTVCGGDSTTSTSITVSTDSVKSSHNHQIQHIKKNGTNINDKKNQTIGCTISSLTEKLENPTLVSIKRCVASNSTTRTSAVTSTSTLPAASLNYYGLGIPKSPSIHSGLDQLASKKNDSYINRPHLSNANSYKDSASPHIVSGDLTKKGIVVTNNGLRFNFTNINEIKAKFLVDETSASETHLANNHNCLTSTMSQHQQRQKVEIQSTVVASQSITTSSNVLSAITTNSIGSGIVSAAVASIYNTSNKSSSTYTYNPNTVASTYVSNSTSSYSSSSSACISISAGTSTPVVGGMRGSGIGGVVVGGVATNSISTAIVTSSTTTTSSSLVATLTQHFSAATSATSLLSTAASSSLTTNNKSSISAAAAIKNILNATKSVGNSAASVATGQATNPAGNGSANVAQNIVSGISISLGIGGSANNNAGKNELSLCSGNSTSLTAKLNNINSSHFQNGDEAHNTMSTGVGNNTCNGGIDGVDNNNCSKDSTSGRGILSPQTLQQITGSPGRARDRNLFHSPSTTSTATPLPLLRETPANEREQLLIQKLRQCCTLFDFSEPLSDLKWKEVKRAALHEMVEYLSNQNGVITESIYPEAINMFAVNLFRTLPPSSNPNGAEFDPEEDEPTLESSWPHLQFVYELFLRFLESPDFQPNIAKRYIDHQFVLQLLDLFDSEDPRERDFLKTVLHRIYGKFLGLRAFIRKQINNVFYRFIYETEHHNGIAELLEILGSIINGFALPLKEEHKQFLLKVLLPLHKAKSLSVYHPQLTYCVVQFLEKDPSLSEPVIRSLLKFWPKTHSPKEVMFLNELEELLDVIEPAEFQKVMEPLFRQIAKCVSSPHFQVAERALYYWNNEYIMSLIADNSQIILPIMFPALNRNSKTHWNKTIHGLIYNALKLFMEMNQRLFDECSRNYRQEKQLEREKMSQREELWMQVESLAKSNPEWPKMCGQMDNLSISSSQNEFEENENCDLTYDKLEQESRQPQIQQQTAQETRE, from the exons ATGGTATTCAATGCTAAATACTATGCTGGCAACTCAGCCGGTTTTAAGCAACTATCGCAACAACACTGTGAGCAACAATCCCACGTGCCGCAATCCGAACTATGTTCAACAAAAACTCGACATACAGGTAGTGATCTAAAACCAGCGACTACTGTGTGTGGGGGTGACTCCACTACATCAACCTCAATTACTGTATCTACCGATTCAGTGAAATCGAGTCATAATCATCAAATCcagcatattaaaaaaaacggaactaacattaatgacaaaaaaaatcaaactatAGGCTGTACAATTAGCTCTTTAACAGAAAAGCTAGAAAACCCGACATTGGTGTCTATTAAAAGATGTGTTGCATCCAACTCAACAACAAGAACTTCGGCAGTGACATCCACCTCAACACTTCCAGCAGCTAGTTTAAATTATTATGGCTTAGGTATACCCAAGTCGCCGTCAATTCACAGTGGACTTGATCAGTTGGCCAGCAAAAAAAACGACTCTTACATAAATCGACCGCATTTATCAAATGCGAACAGTTATAAAGACAGCGCTAGCCCACACATTGTTAGCGGTGACTTAACAAAGAAAGGAATTGTAGTAACAAACAACGGTTTAAGATTCAATTTCACTAACATTAATGAAATCAAAGCGAAATTTCTAGTTGACGAAACGTCGGCTTCTGAAACACATTTGGCTAATAATCACAATTGTCTTACCTCAACAATGTCACAGCATCAACAACGACAAAAGGTCGAAATACAGTCAACAGTGGTAGCATCGCAATCAATTACAACAAGCAGCAACGTGTTATCAGCTATAACAACAAATTCTATTGGCTCAGGTATAGTTTCCGCTGCCGTTGCATCTATTTACAACACAAGCAACAAATCTTCGTCAACATATACTTATAATCCCAATACCGTAGCCTCTACATACGTTTCCAACAGCACATCCTCATATTCCTCATCGTCATCTGCATGTATATCGATTTCGGCCGGAACAAGTACGCCAGTTGTTGGTGGAATGCGTGGTAGTGGCATTGGCGGTGTTGTCGTTGGCGGGGTTGCCACCAATAGCATCAGCACTGCCATTGTCACCTCATCAACGACGACAACGTCATCTTCACTGGTTGCGACACTGACACAGCACTTTTCAGCGGCCACCTCGGCTACTTCACTGCTTTCAACGGCTGCCTCATCATCATTAACCACTAATAATAAG TCGTCGATTAGTGCAGCCGCCGCAATCAAAAATATTCTCAATGCCACAAAAAGTGTTGGAAACTCGGCTGCATCTGTGGCGACGGGACAAGCGACAAATCCTGCAGGAAATGGCAGCGCAAATGTGGCACAAAATATCGTTAGTGGTATTAGTATATCGTTGGGAATTGGTGGATCAGCGAACAATAACGCCGGTAAAAACGAACTTTCATTATGCAGCGGAAATAGTACATCTTTAacagcaaaattaaataatattaattcgtCCCATTTTCAAAATGGCGACGAAGCGCACAATACCATGAGCACCGGTGTTGGTAACAATACTTGTAACGGCGGAATTGACGGTGTTGATAATAATAACTGTAGCAAGGACAGCACAAGTGGCCGCGGAATCCTATCGCCACAAACTTTACAACAAATCACTGGAAGTCCTGGACGCGCAAGAGACCGCAATCTATTCCATTCACCATCCACAACATCGACGGCCACACCTCTGCCGCTCCTACGAG AAACCCCCGCAAATGAACGTGAACAACTTTTGATTCAAAAGTTAAGGCAATGTTGCACGCTCTTCGATTTTTCCGAGCCCTTAAGCGATCTAAAATGGAAGGAAGTAAAGCGCGCTGCACTGCACGAAATGGTCGAGTATCTCTCTAACCAGAATGGTGTAATCACGGAGTCAATTTATCCGGAGGCAATAAATATG TTTGCGGTAAATTTATTTCGTACATTACCACCATCATCAAATCCCAACGGCGCTGAATTCGATCCGGAAGAGGATGAGCCTACGCTAGAATCATCGTGGCCCCATTTACAATTTGTCTACGAACTATTTTTGCGTTTCCTCGAATCACCAGATTTTCAGCCGAACATCGCTAAGCGTTATATTGATCACCAATTTGTGTTGCAGCTGTTGGATCTTTTTGATTCGGAGGATCCACGTGAACGTGACTTCCTTAAGACTGTACTGCATCGGATCTATGGAAAGTTTTTGGGTTTAAGAGCATTTATACGCAAACAAATCAATAACGTATTTTATCG ttttatttatgaGACCGAGCATCACAATGGCATTGCTGAACTTTTAGAAATTCTCGGTAGTATTATAAATGGTTTCGCATTACCACTAAAAGAGGAGCACAAACAATTTTTGCTGAAAGTTTTATTACCATTGCACAAAGCGAAAAGCCTATCTGTTTACCATCCGCAATTGACTTATTGCGTTGTGCAGTTTTTGGAGAAAGATCCAAGTTTATCGGAGCCAGTCATAAG gagtcttttaaagttttggccTAAAACGCATAGTCCTAAGGAAGTAATGTTTTTAAACGAGTTGGAGGAGCTGCTTGATGTAATCGAACCGGCTGAATTTCAAAAAGTAATGGAGCCATTATTTCGACAAATCGCCAAATGTGTGTCGTCACCACATTTTCAGGTCGCTGAACGAGCGCTTTATTACTGGAATAACGAGTATATAATGTCGCTGATAGCAGACAATTCGCAGATAATTTTGCCGATAATGTTTCCGGCTTTAAATCGTAATTCAAAAACGCATTGGAATAAAACTATACATGGACTGATTTATAATGCACTAAAATTGTTCATGGAGATGAATCAGCGTCTTTTCGACGAGTGTAGTCGAAACTACCGCCAAGAGAAGCAACt GGAACGTGAAAAGATGTCACAACGTGAAGAGCTTTGGATGCAAGTAGAGTCTTTAGCCAAAAGCAATCCTGAATGGCCTAAAATGTGCGGCCAAATGgataatttaagtatttcaagTAGTCAAAATGAGTTTGAAGAGAATGAGAATTGTGATCTAACTTATGACAAATTGGAACAAGAAAGCAGACAACCGCAGATACAGCAACAAACAGCACAGGAAACTAGAGAG TGA
- the wrd gene encoding serine/threonine-protein phosphatase 2A 56 kDa regulatory subunit gamma isoform isoform X7 — translation MTWIPILKHTSVCMYKPNDEHGSVRCDVEVTTNGIKENNSNNILTTVVAKSSSSSASLTTVELPIAVTGCSSNASTPVSTSSPTTNSTMLTAASAAAIQNIGETARLKRQGFARTKANKDNKNTPPRDGPPPTPITKGLNLSATPIVKKEKRQSSSRYNVTKNCELTALSPLNEKTPANEREQLLIQKLRQCCTLFDFSEPLSDLKWKEVKRAALHEMVEYLSNQNGVITESIYPEAINMFAVNLFRTLPPSSNPNGAEFDPEEDEPTLESSWPHLQFVYELFLRFLESPDFQPNIAKRYIDHQFVLQLLDLFDSEDPRERDFLKTVLHRIYGKFLGLRAFIRKQINNVFYRFIYETEHHNGIAELLEILGSIINGFALPLKEEHKQFLLKVLLPLHKAKSLSVYHPQLTYCVVQFLEKDPSLSEPVIRSLLKFWPKTHSPKEVMFLNELEELLDVIEPAEFQKVMEPLFRQIAKCVSSPHFQVAERALYYWNNEYIMSLIADNSQIILPIMFPALNRNSKTHWNKTIHGLIYNALKLFMEMNQRLFDECSRNYRQEKQLEREKMSQREELWMQVESLAKSNPEWPKMCGQMDNLSISSSQNEFEENENCDLTYDKLEQESRQPQIQQQTAQETREIRGERNKDKPLLRRKSDLPADSGTIRALFEHKRTDDFLKTPPDVNKY, via the exons ATGACATGGATACCCATTCTGAAacatacatctgtatgtatgtataaaccaAATGATGAACATGGCAGCGTTCGATGCGATGTAGAAG tGACAACTAACGGAATCAAAGagaataatagtaataatatattaacaaCTGTAGTGGCAAAATCTTCCTCATCATCAGCGTCACTAACAACAGTGGAGTTACCAATCGCCGTAACAGGGTGCAGTAGCAATGCTAGCACACCTGTATCGACATCATCGCCTACAACCAATTCCACAATGTTAACGGCGGCATCAGCAGCGGCGATCCAAAATATTGGCGAG ACAGCAAGACTAAAGAGGCAAGGATTTGCAAGAACTAAG GCTAATAAGGATAATAAAAACACACCTCCCCGCGATGGTCCACCACCGACACCAATCACCAAAGGCTTAAATTTATCAGCAACGCCAATTGTCAAAAAAGAGAAGCGCCAAAGTAGTTCCCGTTACAATGTTACAAAAAATTGTGAATTAACAGCCTTGAGCCCTCTCAATGAAA AAACCCCCGCAAATGAACGTGAACAACTTTTGATTCAAAAGTTAAGGCAATGTTGCACGCTCTTCGATTTTTCCGAGCCCTTAAGCGATCTAAAATGGAAGGAAGTAAAGCGCGCTGCACTGCACGAAATGGTCGAGTATCTCTCTAACCAGAATGGTGTAATCACGGAGTCAATTTATCCGGAGGCAATAAATATG TTTGCGGTAAATTTATTTCGTACATTACCACCATCATCAAATCCCAACGGCGCTGAATTCGATCCGGAAGAGGATGAGCCTACGCTAGAATCATCGTGGCCCCATTTACAATTTGTCTACGAACTATTTTTGCGTTTCCTCGAATCACCAGATTTTCAGCCGAACATCGCTAAGCGTTATATTGATCACCAATTTGTGTTGCAGCTGTTGGATCTTTTTGATTCGGAGGATCCACGTGAACGTGACTTCCTTAAGACTGTACTGCATCGGATCTATGGAAAGTTTTTGGGTTTAAGAGCATTTATACGCAAACAAATCAATAACGTATTTTATCG ttttatttatgaGACCGAGCATCACAATGGCATTGCTGAACTTTTAGAAATTCTCGGTAGTATTATAAATGGTTTCGCATTACCACTAAAAGAGGAGCACAAACAATTTTTGCTGAAAGTTTTATTACCATTGCACAAAGCGAAAAGCCTATCTGTTTACCATCCGCAATTGACTTATTGCGTTGTGCAGTTTTTGGAGAAAGATCCAAGTTTATCGGAGCCAGTCATAAG gagtcttttaaagttttggccTAAAACGCATAGTCCTAAGGAAGTAATGTTTTTAAACGAGTTGGAGGAGCTGCTTGATGTAATCGAACCGGCTGAATTTCAAAAAGTAATGGAGCCATTATTTCGACAAATCGCCAAATGTGTGTCGTCACCACATTTTCAGGTCGCTGAACGAGCGCTTTATTACTGGAATAACGAGTATATAATGTCGCTGATAGCAGACAATTCGCAGATAATTTTGCCGATAATGTTTCCGGCTTTAAATCGTAATTCAAAAACGCATTGGAATAAAACTATACATGGACTGATTTATAATGCACTAAAATTGTTCATGGAGATGAATCAGCGTCTTTTCGACGAGTGTAGTCGAAACTACCGCCAAGAGAAGCAACt GGAACGTGAAAAGATGTCACAACGTGAAGAGCTTTGGATGCAAGTAGAGTCTTTAGCCAAAAGCAATCCTGAATGGCCTAAAATGTGCGGCCAAATGgataatttaagtatttcaagTAGTCAAAATGAGTTTGAAGAGAATGAGAATTGTGATCTAACTTATGACAAATTGGAACAAGAAAGCAGACAACCGCAGATACAGCAACAAACAGCACAGGAAACTAGAGAG ATACGAGGGGAACGCAATAAAGACAAGCCGTTGTTGCGTCGAAAGTCGGATTTGCCAGCTGATAGTGGCACAATTCGTGCCTTATTCGAACACAAGCGGACAGACGATTTCTTGAAGACTCCTCCAGATGTGAACAAATATTAA
- the wrd gene encoding serine/threonine-protein phosphatase 2A 56 kDa regulatory subunit gamma isoform isoform X10 — MTTNGIKENNSNNILTTVVAKSSSSSASLTTVELPIAVTGCSSNASTPVSTSSPTTNSTMLTAASAAAIQNIGETARLKRQGFARTKANKDNKNTPPRDGPPPTPITKGLNLSATPIVKKEKRQSSSRYNVTKNCELTALSPLNEKTPANEREQLLIQKLRQCCTLFDFSEPLSDLKWKEVKRAALHEMVEYLSNQNGVITESIYPEAINMFAVNLFRTLPPSSNPNGAEFDPEEDEPTLESSWPHLQFVYELFLRFLESPDFQPNIAKRYIDHQFVLQLLDLFDSEDPRERDFLKTVLHRIYGKFLGLRAFIRKQINNVFYRFIYETEHHNGIAELLEILGSIINGFALPLKEEHKQFLLKVLLPLHKAKSLSVYHPQLTYCVVQFLEKDPSLSEPVIRSLLKFWPKTHSPKEVMFLNELEELLDVIEPAEFQKVMEPLFRQIAKCVSSPHFQVAERALYYWNNEYIMSLIADNSQIILPIMFPALNRNSKTHWNKTIHGLIYNALKLFMEMNQRLFDECSRNYRQEKQLEREKMSQREELWMQVESLAKSNPEWPKMCGQMDNLSISSSQNEFEENENCDLTYDKLEQESRQPQIQQQTAQETREIRGERNKDKPLLRRKSDLPADSGTIRALFEHKRTDDFLKTPPDVNKY, encoded by the exons a tGACAACTAACGGAATCAAAGagaataatagtaataatatattaacaaCTGTAGTGGCAAAATCTTCCTCATCATCAGCGTCACTAACAACAGTGGAGTTACCAATCGCCGTAACAGGGTGCAGTAGCAATGCTAGCACACCTGTATCGACATCATCGCCTACAACCAATTCCACAATGTTAACGGCGGCATCAGCAGCGGCGATCCAAAATATTGGCGAG ACAGCAAGACTAAAGAGGCAAGGATTTGCAAGAACTAAG GCTAATAAGGATAATAAAAACACACCTCCCCGCGATGGTCCACCACCGACACCAATCACCAAAGGCTTAAATTTATCAGCAACGCCAATTGTCAAAAAAGAGAAGCGCCAAAGTAGTTCCCGTTACAATGTTACAAAAAATTGTGAATTAACAGCCTTGAGCCCTCTCAATGAAA AAACCCCCGCAAATGAACGTGAACAACTTTTGATTCAAAAGTTAAGGCAATGTTGCACGCTCTTCGATTTTTCCGAGCCCTTAAGCGATCTAAAATGGAAGGAAGTAAAGCGCGCTGCACTGCACGAAATGGTCGAGTATCTCTCTAACCAGAATGGTGTAATCACGGAGTCAATTTATCCGGAGGCAATAAATATG TTTGCGGTAAATTTATTTCGTACATTACCACCATCATCAAATCCCAACGGCGCTGAATTCGATCCGGAAGAGGATGAGCCTACGCTAGAATCATCGTGGCCCCATTTACAATTTGTCTACGAACTATTTTTGCGTTTCCTCGAATCACCAGATTTTCAGCCGAACATCGCTAAGCGTTATATTGATCACCAATTTGTGTTGCAGCTGTTGGATCTTTTTGATTCGGAGGATCCACGTGAACGTGACTTCCTTAAGACTGTACTGCATCGGATCTATGGAAAGTTTTTGGGTTTAAGAGCATTTATACGCAAACAAATCAATAACGTATTTTATCG ttttatttatgaGACCGAGCATCACAATGGCATTGCTGAACTTTTAGAAATTCTCGGTAGTATTATAAATGGTTTCGCATTACCACTAAAAGAGGAGCACAAACAATTTTTGCTGAAAGTTTTATTACCATTGCACAAAGCGAAAAGCCTATCTGTTTACCATCCGCAATTGACTTATTGCGTTGTGCAGTTTTTGGAGAAAGATCCAAGTTTATCGGAGCCAGTCATAAG gagtcttttaaagttttggccTAAAACGCATAGTCCTAAGGAAGTAATGTTTTTAAACGAGTTGGAGGAGCTGCTTGATGTAATCGAACCGGCTGAATTTCAAAAAGTAATGGAGCCATTATTTCGACAAATCGCCAAATGTGTGTCGTCACCACATTTTCAGGTCGCTGAACGAGCGCTTTATTACTGGAATAACGAGTATATAATGTCGCTGATAGCAGACAATTCGCAGATAATTTTGCCGATAATGTTTCCGGCTTTAAATCGTAATTCAAAAACGCATTGGAATAAAACTATACATGGACTGATTTATAATGCACTAAAATTGTTCATGGAGATGAATCAGCGTCTTTTCGACGAGTGTAGTCGAAACTACCGCCAAGAGAAGCAACt GGAACGTGAAAAGATGTCACAACGTGAAGAGCTTTGGATGCAAGTAGAGTCTTTAGCCAAAAGCAATCCTGAATGGCCTAAAATGTGCGGCCAAATGgataatttaagtatttcaagTAGTCAAAATGAGTTTGAAGAGAATGAGAATTGTGATCTAACTTATGACAAATTGGAACAAGAAAGCAGACAACCGCAGATACAGCAACAAACAGCACAGGAAACTAGAGAG ATACGAGGGGAACGCAATAAAGACAAGCCGTTGTTGCGTCGAAAGTCGGATTTGCCAGCTGATAGTGGCACAATTCGTGCCTTATTCGAACACAAGCGGACAGACGATTTCTTGAAGACTCCTCCAGATGTGAACAAATATTAA